Genomic DNA from Luteolibacter arcticus:
AGTTGCCTGACTCCACCAATGCCGAAATCGCCGCCGCGTTGCGCTTGGCGTCCGCCTTGCTCACCCCGGCCGTTAATCGGCCAAGTCTGGTGGTCGTGGCGGAGGGCCTCCTCAAGTCGCGCTAAACAGCGGCCCGACCTTCGCCAGATTTTCTCCCTCGTTTCCCCCCAAGAACCGAACCCAAGAAGGCGGGTGCTCTCCATGAGCGCACCCGCCGCTTTTTCGGCAGGCTCGGGTGAATGTGATCGATGTGTATGATCGCATCAAATTGCTGCGGCAGCCTGCATTCATGATAGTGGCTCACCCGCTCGGGGGCGGACGGAGAGAATGACTCCGAGTGCCAGTTGAAGTTGCGCCCCCCGCCAAGGAATACGGTGTGGCGCAGCATAGCTCGGACATCCCATCATGCATGATGCATCCATCTAACATGACCCTTGCCAGCCCTCGCCACCGACGCCTATGAACCGCCGTTCATGAGCAGTAAATCGAAGAACGTCCCGAGTTCCCTGAGGGGCAAGCGCTATACCTTGCGGGAGAAAGCCGAAGTGCTGGACTTCGTGGACCGCTACAATGCTGAGCACGGCCGCGGTGGCCAGACGGCCGCCACCAGGAAGTTCCAGTTGTCTGCCCTCAGCATTTCCTCATGGCGCAAGCAGGCCTCACAAGGAAGAGGCATTCCGTATCTACCCCCGTCACACAACCTTCCCATCGGCAGGGCAATCGCCCAGATGCAGGAGCTTCACGAGCGGATCGTAGAGCAGGAGCAGATGATCCAACGTTTGAAAGCCCAGTTCAACACGCTGAAGACCAGCCTTTGATCACGTATCGTGCAATTTGCTCCTCCGAGTTTGCCGGAAGCACGGCTGGAAGTTTTCGTCCACCCCCGTCCCAATCGCTCCGTTTGGGATTTCCTTCGGGTTACAAAGGAACTTGGTAGCACCCGTATTTCCCGCAGGCCACCCGGGCGGACATGGCACGGCGGCTGCATTTCTAGCTCGCATGAAGATCCGAAACGACATCATCACGCGGATCGAGTTCGTCGGTGGACCGGAGGACGGTCGCATCCTCGAACTCAGCGACTGTCCAGCCATGGTCACCGCTGAGGAAGCCGAAGAAATCGGCAAGGTGTCGATGTTCCTCGCCATGGATAACTTGGAAAGCTTCGAGGAAGGAGACGAGCTCGAGTTGATCATTCTCGGCCACTACGTCTCAAGTAGTAGCGACGGGAGCTGCGCCAAATTTGACTGGGTTCCATTCTGTTAGACTGCATCCCGCCCTTCTCAGGCGTGTGGAGCGGCCTCGTCGGATAGAGCGGCCGGGAAGTCCAACTCGAACGCGGCTCCCTCCACCACGGGAAGCGCGGAAATGCTCCCGCCATGGGCTTCCATGATCCGCCGCGCGAATGCCAGGCCTAGTCCGCTACCGGGAAGATGACGCGCATTCTCGCCTCGAATCCCCGATTCAAAGATGGACTCCAAGGCATGCGTGGGCACCCCTACCCCTTGATCGGAAACGCGGACAAGAATACGCCCACCGCTCCCCACCGTGCCTTCGACTACGATACGCGGCGGCCGTTCACCGGCATACTTGATCGCGTTCTCGAACAGATTGATGAAGAGCTGAACCAGCATCGTGTAGCTTCCTTGGACCCAGGGCAAAGGGGTGGCATCGATGATCGCCCCACGATCCGCGATCAGCGGTGCCAGGTTCAATCGGGCTGATTTCACCACTTCATCCAAACCCACGGCTTTCATTTCGCCGGCGCTGGTTCGCAACAGGGCATCAGCATGCAACTCGCGAATCAGAGCCTCCATTTGGCGCAGGGATTGGACTGCTTGTCGAAGCTGGCCGACAAGCGCCGGACATGCGCCTTTCTCCGCAGTCTCGCGCGCCAGTTCAGTCGTGAACAGGGCGCTGTTGAGCGGGTTTCTCAAGTCGTGGGTTACCAAGCCCGTGAACGCCTCAAGGTCGCGATTGCTGCGTTCCAGCGAGGACTCGGCGAGGCGAGTTTTCTGGAGCTGTTCCTCCAGCCGCGCATTCGCCCGCTGCAAGCCCGGAAGCTGGATCGCCTGCGGCCCGATCCGGCAGAGCGCGATCACGGTGGCCCAAGACGCCACCGCGGTGATGACTTTCACCAAGGCAGAGAAGCGGTAGATGGGATGATAAAAGATCACCGCCTCGATCACGTGAGTCCCCCCGCAACTGAAAATGAAAGCGGCAAACAGCCAAAACAGGCGGGGAAAGGCGAGCTCCCCGCGCTTCAACCACCAATAGCCGGCGAGAGCCACGGGAATCACCGAGTAGGCGGCGGCAATCGCAAGGTCGGATATGATATGGAACCACCCGTGCGCCGGGGTCCAGTCACCACAATGCCAGCGTGCGGGAAAATCGGACGTATCAAAAAGAAGGCCGAGGTTCGCCAATAGCGAGTGCATGCGGGATGGCTATCAGATCCGGAGTCCACTACAAGACTTGAGGTGGGACTCAAAACCTCCCGCGACCGCACTTCCGGCCGCATGGACCTCCCGACCTGCGCAAGAGCAAGTATCGACCGCACACCCTTACCCTCAGAGAATTCCCATGATCAGCAGGACAATGATGATCACCAGGATCAGGCCGATCCCGCCGCTCGGAGCATAACCCCACGAACGGCTGTGTCCCCACGTAGGGAGCGCACCAATGAGCATTAGGATCAGGATTACAAGTAGAATGGTTCCAATCATGACTTTTGGTATATGGTTAAAATAACTATCTGCGAGGCTGTTGAGGTGGTAGATCAACCCGCCCCCCGATTGGAGCCGACTCTCCGCCGGCAGGTTCGCCAGTGGACAGCGCCTGAGCACCGGGATCAGGTTGATGATTCACCGGTCGGGAATAATTGCCACAGGCCGTGAGGCACGAGAACACCACTAAGAAGCCAAGACTCCGGGGAAAGAGGAACGCTTTCATAGCTTTCTATTCAGCAGGCCCTGTTCCCTACCTGATAATGGCGTGGAACCCATCACCTAAGGGAATTCTGGACTGTTACTGCTCGGCCGCTTACACTGTGGCATTGCATTTGTCCCTGCCATCCGCCGAAGGATGCATGAATGCCCAAGGGGCTCGTCAACTTGGTCATGGCGGCGGCAGTTGCTGCCACACCTGGCGGATCGCATCTTGGGCCAGCTCCACTCCGTCCGGAACGGGAATAGGGCCATCCTCGGCCAGCTCGTGGGCGATGACGAGGGGAAGCACATGATCGAGCCGGCTCACTAGCGGAGGACAACCCAGCAACGCCAGTTGCGCAAACGCGGTGCATTCCTTCTGGTCCAGACACCTCGCCATGGTCAGCAGCATCCCGTAGCCGGTGACGGCCACGTCCAAGGCGATGATGTCGTCCCTCACCATGCGGGAAACCGGGTGCTCCCTGAGCTTCCCATAGATCCCGGCCAGGGTGCCTGCGACCGCCATGACCGTCCCCTTGACCGCGGCACCAAGCGCGCCGCCTCCGCCCTGGGAAATCTTCCGCAAGAAATCGGTCCGGCCCTCGCTCCCCGCCACGATGTCGAGCAAGATGTCGCGAAGCCCTTCGTGACGGTCGACCCGTTCGTCTTCAAGCTGCCCGCGAACAGCTTGGGAGATGTCGCGTTCAACAGCGACCATGTCGTTCAGGTAGGCGGTCAGGTGCTTGCGGTGGATTTCATTCATCGGGGTAGCTCTCGCAGCGGCCATGCCCGCTTGCAGCATGGACTGAGAACGCTCCCAGATCCTTCCTCGTCGGCTTCCGGTGCCGCGGCAAAATGTTGGCATTCGAAACCCAAACCACCGACTCCACAGCCGCAGGCGAAATGAACGGCTGATGGTCGCCGGTAAGGCGATGCCAATTGCGATGTTGACTTGCAAAGTGCCCTAGCAGGCTGTTCACTGTTTCGTTGAAACCGCGCCGGCAGGCTGAGGCCCCCCGGTACGAATCTGGCATAACAATTGCGAACGCCCGACTACGATGCCAACCGACCTTTTGAGCTTGTTCTTCCGGAAGCTGCGCATGCTCTACTGCAGCGAGCTTCAATTGATCAGCTTCCTCCCGGAGCTTGCCGCCCACGCCAGTGAAAGGGGCCTGCGCACCGGCCTGCAGCAGGAGTTGGAGCTTTCCCGCCAGCGCCGTGACACGCTGGAGATCATGGCTGCCACCCACCGGATCTCCTCGGCCGGTGACGATTGCGACTCAATGCGGCGGCTCATCAGTCAGAGCCGCGAAGCACTTCGCGCAACGGCCTGGCATTTCCCCGGCGACGACGATCTTCATTCCATCAGCGCTGCGCTGCACCGGCTGCAAATCCTGAACTACGGCGTCGCTCGTAGTTTGGCAAATCGGGTGCGGTTGGCAGGTGACGTGGAAAAGCTCGATGGCTTGCTGGATCTCCTTCTCGACCGCTATCCCGAAACCTGCGACGCGCTGGTGCCCGCCGGCTTGCTGGCGCGGGATCAGCCGGCGTTCCGCTGAACCCAGCCTCATCCTTATCCTGCGCGGCTCTTCTTGAAGTAGCTGGCCAGAAACGCGCGCAGATCGTCCGGCGAGACGGGCTTGACGAGATGCTCGTCGAATCCTGCTTCCGAGCTACGGCGGCGGTCTTCCCGGCTGCCCCAGCCACTCAAGGCGACCATCACCGCCTGCGGGAACATTTTGCGGATCCGCTTGCAGGCTTCAAAGCCATCGATCTTGGGCATGCCCAGGTCGAGGACCACGAGGTCCGGTTGAAACGCCCGGGCTTGGGTGACGGCCTCATCGCCATCGTAGGCAACCGCGGCCTCGAAGCCTTCCATGCGGAAGAACATGCCCATGATGTCCGCCGCCGAGCGGGAGTCGTCTGCGATCACCACGCGCAGCGCTGCGGGCACGTTTGGATCTGCGGAAGCGGGGTGAACCGGGCTGGACAACCCCTCGCCGGGAACGAGAACCGGCAGCCGCACCGTGAACTCACTGCCCTGCCCCTCTCCGCCGCTGGCGACCGTTACCTTCCCGCCATGCATCTCTGCCAGGGAACGAACGAGGGTGAGGCCGATCCCCAGCCCTTCCGCAGGCCCGGTGCCCCCCTGATCGAACAGCTCGAAGATCGACTGCTGGAACTCCAGCGGGATACCCCGCCCGTCATCCTTTACTGAAATCTTCAACATCTCCTCCGACTCCGCCATCACCGAGAGCTGGATGTGGCCACGAGTAGGCGTGTACTTGGCGGCATTCGAGAGGAGGTTGGACAACAACTGAGCAAGCCGGTGGGGATCCGCTTCGATCCTCAAGTCACCGGAAGCGAGGTTCAAGGTAAGCACTTGCTCCTGTCGCTCGATCAGCGGCTTGATTGCCTCCAAAGCCCGCTCCATGACCTCCGAGAATGCCACCTGCGACTTCCTCAGCTCGATCTTGCCAGTGGTGATGCGGGAAATGTCCACGAGGTCATCGATCAGGTGGGCCATCTGATCCACTTGCCGCTTCAGCATCGCTGCCACGCCGGCGACCTTCTCCGGATCGCCCGGCGAACGCAGGATGATGTCCACCCCGGGTAGAATCGGCGCGAGCGGATTCCTCAGCTCATGGGCAAGCGTGGCCAGAAAGGTGTCCTTGCGCCGCCCGGCCTCCCGGAGCGACTCCGCCTGGCGACGGTCAGTCAAGTCGCGGGTGATCTTGGCGTAGCCGCGGAGTTCACCGCTGTGATCCAGGAGCGGCGTGATCAGGACATGACCCCAGAAGCGGGTTCCGTCCTTGCGCATGCGCCAGCCCTCCTGCTCGGCGCGACCTTCCCTCAGCGCCTGAGCGAGTAACTTCAAAGGCACTCCGCTTTCCTTCGCCGGCTGGGGATAGAAGATCGAGAAGTGCTGGCCGATGATCTCATCCTGATCGTAGCCCTTGATGCGGTGGGCCCCGATGTTCCAGCTCATCACATGACCCTCGGGGTCCAACATGAAGATCGCGTAGTCTCGCACGCTCTCCACCAGCAGGCGGAACCGCTCCTCGCTCTGCCGCAATGCCTCCATGGTCATGCGGCGTTGCGTTAGGTCCCGGGTGATCTGAAGGAAGCCTTGGACCTCACCCTCTGGAGACCTGAGCGCGGTAATGGTCACGTGACCCCAAAAGCGTTCTCCGCCTTTGCGCAAGCGCCACCCTTCGCCGGTGAAGGAGCCATCCCGGATTGCGATCTCAAGAATGCCCTGCGGCACTCCACCCGCCCGTTCGACTTCGGAAAAGAAGCAGCCGCTGCTCTGCCCGATCATCTCTTCGGAGCGGTAGCCCATGATGCGCTCGGCACCGGCATTCCAATCAAGAATCTCACCCGAAGGCGTGAGCGTGAAAATCGCGTATTCCTCAACCACCGCGACAATCTCGTCGAAGGCAACAAGCCTGGTTTCAAGCCAAGAGGAGTCATCGGTTTGGGAGTCAGACGAGGCGGTTTGGTCGGAAAGAGCGTTCATATCCAAGACGCGAAGGGGGAGGAGATCCTCCAGCAACCGGAGGCGAAGGGATTCCAGCAAATGAAGTGCCCGCCACGAATTGATATCCCGTCACGATGTTTCATTTGCTATGACGAGCATTTCGCCCCCTTCGCGAGAATTCGTCGTGCATGCTGCATCCGGCCAGGACCGTTCGCCTAAGCCAATCGCGTACGGTACATTGCGTGAGAAGGCCTATGGCGAACCTGCCTGCAAGCCGCCACTGTGACCAACTTATGAAGTCCCGGTTGTGCTACGCGTGGTTCGGCGATGAAGATATCAAGCGCCTCATTTCGGCGGCCAAGCCCAAGGGCGACAACAAGGGAACAGACACCAAGGAACCGGCTCGGAACTGCACAAGCAACAACGGGAATAGCGGAGAGATTACCCGCATCGACGGCTAGTCACACCGCATCGAAATCACACGCGGAAATCCGAGCTTTCCGCTTCCCTATGCACACCCGCATACAAGCGGCCCGCAGGAGCCGACGCCTGCCGCCGTCGCATTCAACTGCGAATCAAGGTGTCGACGATCTCAATCTTCGGATCGTAAGGATTGAATCCCGGGCGGGCGTTTCCGAAGCACTCCAAGAGGATGTCCAGATCGCGCATCTCCGCGAGCCGGAAGTAATCCCATCCTTCCTGCGGATGAGTTTTCCATGCGCAGAGGACGAAGGCGCGGGTCTTGCGGAAGTTCCCGAAAAGATGGGGCTCCGTGATGTATTCGACCTTCCGGTAAATGAAGCGCATTCGACGGCGCTGCTTGATGCATCGGCGGACGTCTTCAAGCGAGGCGTAGGAAAGAACGGGCATGGCAATGGGCAGGGATTTCGCGAGGCCTCCGGAGAAAGAAGCCGTAAGTGGCGTCTTCTTGCATAATCCGTGCCTCGGAACTCTCAACCGCGATGCTGTACGCCAGCGCACCTTACTTCGCCTAAGTCATTTCACTAGGACCCGCCGATTTTCCTCTCGTTAGCATCCTCCCCCGGTGCCCGGCTTCTCGAACACGGCCGCGGGACCGAGGGGCACGATGCCACTCGGATTCAGCTCCCGATGGGTGCCGTAATAGTGGCGCTTGATGTGGTCGAAATTCACCGTCTCCGCCACGCCGGGCAGAGGGTAGACATCCCGCATGAAGCGCAGCAGTGGCGGGCAATCGACGACCCGGCGGAGGTTGCACTTGAAGTGGCCGTGGTAGACGGAGTCGAAGCGGATCAAGGTGCAGAACAAGCGCAGATCGCTCTCCACCAGATGTTCTCCCAGGAGAAACGTCGATCGCTCCAAGCGGACCGCCATCTCGTCAAGCCCCAGGAACAGATCGCGCACCGCTTCCTCGTAGGCGTTCTGGGTGGTGGCAAAGCCCGCACGATAGACGCCGTTGTTCACGGTTTGATAGAGATAGTCGCTGACCTCCGCCTGCTCTTCCGCAAGGTGCAGGGGGAACAGGTCGCGAGCCGCCGGACTGGCGAAGCTCTCTTGAAACATCCGGCAGATGTCATCCTCGGAGTTGTTGACGATGCGCTTCTCCACCCGATCCCACAGCACGGGCACCGTGTAGCGCCCGCGAAAGCCAGGATCCGTGGCGAGGTAGGCCTCGCTGAGGAAATGAAAGCCCTCCGCCTCGTCGCGATGATGCCCATGTCCCTCGCGAAAAGCCCAGCCACGCTCGTCCCGCACCGGGTCCGCGATGCTGATGCCGATGCTACTCTCCAGTCCTAACAGGGATCGCACGATCAGGGTCCGGTGAGCCCACGGGCAAGCAAGCGAGACGTAGAGGTGATAGCGCCCGTCCACCACGGGCGGACCACCCGCTTTCCCCACCCACATGCGAAAGGCATCCTCCTGCCTCTCGAACTGCCCCTCCTTCATTTCGTCAGGAAATTCAGCCATCGTGACCGGATAGCACCACTCTCGTGATGATGCATCCTTCTTTATCGTTGCACGGTGCACCGGGTGAGAGGTCGGCTTGCACGCTCCGCAAGCGCTTCGCTCTTGGAATCCTTACAGTTACGGGTGTCGCAAGACGGAACGGATTGAGCAACGAACGTACTCATGAAAACTTCCTCTTCCTCTCTCCGGGTCTTCGCGGCGCTGACTGCCACTCTGCTGAGCCTCCCCTCGGCCTATGCCCAGGAGCCCGCCAACCCGGAATCCGAGCCGTTGAAAGATCGCTCTACAAGAGCGTCAAAGCGCTCCGAACCTGTCGAAGACACCACCCGACGTGCCAGCGAAGACTCCCGCCCGGTTGAGGACGAAAAGCGCCCTGCCGGGGAGCGGACCCAGCCGGCGGGTAAGGATGCCCGGCCGGTGGAAGATGACAATTCCAAGGCAAACGAGCGTTCGCGGAATCAACGCGATACCGATGAGAAGGCCAGTCCCGACGCCAGGAAGACCGAGGACGCCACTCCTCGCAAAGCCTCGCCGGACGCCAGACGCACCCGGGACGCCAGCAGCGACAAGGCGGGGCCCGAAGCCGCGAAGGTAGAGGATAGCAACGACGACAAGGCGAGCCCGGATGCCCGAGAAACATCTCCGAAGGATCGTCGGCGGAATGCCCCACCCGCACCGTTTAAGCCAGAGAAAGAACTCCCGCCCGCGGAAGCGAACGTCGTCCGCGCTCACGAGGAACTCGCACAAGATCTTCATCAGCGGAAGCTCCAGATCCAAGGCCGAGACGAGGCCCGCCGGATGGTCGAAGACATTCTCGGCAAGGAGAGCAACCTTTCCCGCGCGGAGTTCAATCGCGCCGATCAATCAGCGGCACGGCGGGCGGCCCGTGCCGATCGTCGTCCTGCGGTGGAGTTCCTCCGCCAACGACTGCGGGGCCAAGCTGAGGTCCGCGAAATTCCACCGTTTTTCCGAACCGCCGCCCCGGCCGAAGCCGCGGCAGGCGAACCGATACTGCCCGAGCCCTATTTCGTCCACGAGGGTCGCCGCTATGTGTACTATCCTTCGCGCGAGGACGTCCCCGCGGTGTTGCTCGCGAGTGCCGAGCTTGAGCGCGTGAGCATCATGCCCGCGGCTGAACAGGATGCCGCCGTCTTCAGTCAACGCATCCCCTTGGAATATCGCGGAGGCGATGCCTGGGTCGTTTCCTATCCCGTGGTTTCCTCTTCCACCGTCACCAGCCACGATATCTTGTTCCTTGAAGGATCCACGCAGTTCGCCGACGGCCATGCCTTTGACATGGTCATGGCCCTCGCCGAGGCGATGCTCGACTCCGAGCTGGCAGGCTCCCGCTTCGCAATCGAAGGCCATGCCTCGGCAGAAGGGACGTCGGCCGAAAATCAAGTGCTCTCACAACTCCGTGCCGAAGCCATCGTGCGGGAATTGGTCCGCAGCGGCGTACCCGCGGATCGCTTGATTCCCTTCGGCTATGGGGAGAGCGAAGCACATCACTTGGCTGACGCTCCCGAGAATCTGCTCCGCCAAGATCGCCGCGTTGTCGTTTCCCGAATCGACGCGCCTGCCGATCGCTAGTTTCTTCTCCTCATGAGCCTCGTGACCGATCAGCCCTCCCGCCAGCGCTTCGAACTCAAGGAGGAAGGCAAGCTCGCCTACGCCGACTACAGGCGCGAGGCGAAAGTTCTCATCATTCCCCACGTGGAAGCTGATCCCGCTTTGCGGGGTCGCGGCACCGCAGGGCGATTGATGACTGGCATGCTTGAGATCGTGCGTTCCCGCGGCGAGAAGGTCCGGCCACTATGCGGATACGCGGCGGCATGGATCCAGCGGCATCCGGAGTATCACGATCTGGTTGATTGAAATCACCTGCCCGCCCTCGGCTTCCATGTTAGGTTGCCGGATGGAATCGCCGTCTTCCCCCTCCCCTTCTTCTCCCATCGTAAGAATTGGCCAAGGCCCGCTCCCCCTGCCACGTGCTGAGTTTGAGCGTCGCTACCGCGAACAATTTGCCGACCCGGCTTTCGAAGACGCCAAGGATGCCGTCGATCAGGTTACCCGGATCGCCGCCGATGCCTACGAGGAGCGTCGCAAGACCATTTCTTCCCGGCCTGCCGGATCAGGCTTCCAGGATCCTTCCTACGAGCTGGCGACCGAATGGCTCGATGCCCGAACACGCATCCAGGAAGCACAGAAGGAGTTTGAAGACCCCGCCCGGTCCACCCGCGTCCTCCTGATCAGTGCCTCGCCCCGGACTGACGAGAGCTGCCCCGGGGAAATAGCCAAGTCCTTCCGCCTCGCCGGCATCGCGCGCACGAAGCTCGAAGCGGACGGTTGCGAGGTCGATCTGTTAGACCTGTCGCTGCTAACCGCCGAGTACGGACGCCGTATCTTTCCCTGCAAGGCCTGCGTCTCCACGGCGATGCCACTCTGCCATTGGCCCTGCTCGTGTTACCCGAACCACTACCTGGGCCAAGTGCAGGACTGGATGAACGAACTCTATCCGCGCTGGGTAGCCGCGCATGGGATCATGATCATCACTCCTGTCCACTGGTTCCAAGTTCCCTCCGGACTCAAGCTCATGATCGATCGCCTCGTCTGTGCTGACGGGGGAAATCCGGATCCCACCAGCACTTCAGGAAAGGACGCAGCCAAGGCAAAGGAGATCGAGCTCAACGGTTGGAACTATCCAAAGCATCTGGCTGGGCGGCTATTCTCCGTGATCGTGCACGGGGATGCAGAAGGAAGCGGCGGGGTGCGCCGCAATCTCCACGACTGGCTTTCTGGAATTGGTTTGGTCTCTGCGGGTCCGGTCGCCGTGTTCGACCGCTACATCGGCTATTTCGAACCCTACGCCACCAGCCATGAGGCCCTTGATCGCGATGCGGCGATTCAAGAGGAAACCCGCCACGCGGCCACGACGCTGGTTCAAGCGGTGACCGAGATGCGTTCAGGACGTCGTCCTCCCGGTGACGACTTGCCCGCGCCACGAGCGAAGTGAGCTGTCCGGAATCCCGCAGAAGCACGCGAACTGCACCCTTCGAGCGGAAAATTGCGATGATCCTTCAGCCACCCGAAACCCGCACGGCCTGGAACCCCCACCCATACAATGACTTACAACGCCCACAACTTACGGCACGGCAATGGCTCATGGGATTGGGACGAAAGATAGATCTTCTAAACAACATTCCTGCACGCCTTCGCGTGGAAGCAATGCCACCACAGGGGACAACGATTTCGCCGCACTGCAAACCCCTTAACCACCATGAACAGCGACTACACCATTACCCGGAAGCGGGAATACGAGCAACGATTCGGACCCTATAGCGACGATGACTTCCGCTCTCCGGAACATTGCCCCGAAGACCGGCGCGAACTGGTCGCGGAAAT
This window encodes:
- a CDS encoding DUF892 family protein, which encodes MPTDLLSLFFRKLRMLYCSELQLISFLPELAAHASERGLRTGLQQELELSRQRRDTLEIMAATHRISSAGDDCDSMRRLISQSREALRATAWHFPGDDDLHSISAALHRLQILNYGVARSLANRVRLAGDVEKLDGLLDLLLDRYPETCDALVPAGLLARDQPAFR
- a CDS encoding DUF3309 domain-containing protein; protein product: MIGTILLVILILMLIGALPTWGHSRSWGYAPSGGIGLILVIIIVLLIMGIL
- a CDS encoding glutathione S-transferase family protein translates to MAEFPDEMKEGQFERQEDAFRMWVGKAGGPPVVDGRYHLYVSLACPWAHRTLIVRSLLGLESSIGISIADPVRDERGWAFREGHGHHRDEAEGFHFLSEAYLATDPGFRGRYTVPVLWDRVEKRIVNNSEDDICRMFQESFASPAARDLFPLHLAEEQAEVSDYLYQTVNNGVYRAGFATTQNAYEEAVRDLFLGLDEMAVRLERSTFLLGEHLVESDLRLFCTLIRFDSVYHGHFKCNLRRVVDCPPLLRFMRDVYPLPGVAETVNFDHIKRHYYGTHRELNPSGIVPLGPAAVFEKPGTGGGC
- a CDS encoding OmpA family protein, encoding MKTSSSSLRVFAALTATLLSLPSAYAQEPANPESEPLKDRSTRASKRSEPVEDTTRRASEDSRPVEDEKRPAGERTQPAGKDARPVEDDNSKANERSRNQRDTDEKASPDARKTEDATPRKASPDARRTRDASSDKAGPEAAKVEDSNDDKASPDARETSPKDRRRNAPPAPFKPEKELPPAEANVVRAHEELAQDLHQRKLQIQGRDEARRMVEDILGKESNLSRAEFNRADQSAARRAARADRRPAVEFLRQRLRGQAEVREIPPFFRTAAPAEAAAGEPILPEPYFVHEGRRYVYYPSREDVPAVLLASAELERVSIMPAAEQDAAVFSQRIPLEYRGGDAWVVSYPVVSSSTVTSHDILFLEGSTQFADGHAFDMVMALAEAMLDSELAGSRFAIEGHASAEGTSAENQVLSQLRAEAIVRELVRSGVPADRLIPFGYGESEAHHLADAPENLLRQDRRVVVSRIDAPADR
- a CDS encoding flavodoxin family protein, with protein sequence MESPSSPSPSSPIVRIGQGPLPLPRAEFERRYREQFADPAFEDAKDAVDQVTRIAADAYEERRKTISSRPAGSGFQDPSYELATEWLDARTRIQEAQKEFEDPARSTRVLLISASPRTDESCPGEIAKSFRLAGIARTKLEADGCEVDLLDLSLLTAEYGRRIFPCKACVSTAMPLCHWPCSCYPNHYLGQVQDWMNELYPRWVAAHGIMIITPVHWFQVPSGLKLMIDRLVCADGGNPDPTSTSGKDAAKAKEIELNGWNYPKHLAGRLFSVIVHGDAEGSGGVRRNLHDWLSGIGLVSAGPVAVFDRYIGYFEPYATSHEALDRDAAIQEETRHAATTLVQAVTEMRSGRRPPGDDLPAPRAK
- a CDS encoding sensor histidine kinase — encoded protein: MHSLLANLGLLFDTSDFPARWHCGDWTPAHGWFHIISDLAIAAAYSVIPVALAGYWWLKRGELAFPRLFWLFAAFIFSCGGTHVIEAVIFYHPIYRFSALVKVITAVASWATVIALCRIGPQAIQLPGLQRANARLEEQLQKTRLAESSLERSNRDLEAFTGLVTHDLRNPLNSALFTTELARETAEKGACPALVGQLRQAVQSLRQMEALIRELHADALLRTSAGEMKAVGLDEVVKSARLNLAPLIADRGAIIDATPLPWVQGSYTMLVQLFINLFENAIKYAGERPPRIVVEGTVGSGGRILVRVSDQGVGVPTHALESIFESGIRGENARHLPGSGLGLAFARRIMEAHGGSISALPVVEGAAFELDFPAALSDEAAPHA
- a CDS encoding GNAT family N-acetyltransferase, whose amino-acid sequence is MSLVTDQPSRQRFELKEEGKLAYADYRREAKVLIIPHVEADPALRGRGTAGRLMTGMLEIVRSRGEKVRPLCGYAAAWIQRHPEYHDLVD
- a CDS encoding hybrid sensor histidine kinase/response regulator, whose protein sequence is MNALSDQTASSDSQTDDSSWLETRLVAFDEIVAVVEEYAIFTLTPSGEILDWNAGAERIMGYRSEEMIGQSSGCFFSEVERAGGVPQGILEIAIRDGSFTGEGWRLRKGGERFWGHVTITALRSPEGEVQGFLQITRDLTQRRMTMEALRQSEERFRLLVESVRDYAIFMLDPEGHVMSWNIGAHRIKGYDQDEIIGQHFSIFYPQPAKESGVPLKLLAQALREGRAEQEGWRMRKDGTRFWGHVLITPLLDHSGELRGYAKITRDLTDRRQAESLREAGRRKDTFLATLAHELRNPLAPILPGVDIILRSPGDPEKVAGVAAMLKRQVDQMAHLIDDLVDISRITTGKIELRKSQVAFSEVMERALEAIKPLIERQEQVLTLNLASGDLRIEADPHRLAQLLSNLLSNAAKYTPTRGHIQLSVMAESEEMLKISVKDDGRGIPLEFQQSIFELFDQGGTGPAEGLGIGLTLVRSLAEMHGGKVTVASGGEGQGSEFTVRLPVLVPGEGLSSPVHPASADPNVPAALRVVIADDSRSAADIMGMFFRMEGFEAAVAYDGDEAVTQARAFQPDLVVLDLGMPKIDGFEACKRIRKMFPQAVMVALSGWGSREDRRRSSEAGFDEHLVKPVSPDDLRAFLASYFKKSRAG